A genomic window from Hippocampus zosterae strain Florida chromosome 13, ASM2543408v3, whole genome shotgun sequence includes:
- the serhl gene encoding serine hydrolase-like protein, giving the protein MIRVFRNVRHLSTAPMKQTELSVPVPWGEIKGKIWGPDHGRPVLCLHGWADNCGSFNTLIPLLPKECRYVAVDLAGHGLSSHRPPGVFYTFPSYVSDIHRVVDTLCWRKFSILGHSMGGNIAGMFSALFPEMVEACVLLDSYGFLPTDPKDVPEIMRRGMNGILEFEKKPEKSERVYTYEKAVERLLAANPSLSEASACNLLERGLVQVEGGVVFSRDLRINLKNIARITLEQSLELLSRIRASVLVVLADEGFEKIFSEPDQKKFTSELLLGYRHKNHSVVKVPGGHHVHLNNPEVVAPLVCEFLQSKVLSTTVNADKVTPKL; this is encoded by the exons ATGATACGAGTTTTTCGGAACGTCAGACACCTGTCTACTGCTCCAATGAAACAAACTG AACTGTCTGTACCTGTCCCCTGGGGAGAGATCAAAGGGAAAATTTGGGGTCCTGATCATGGCCGTCCTGTGCTGTGTTTACATGGCTGGGCTGACAACTGTGGTAGCTTCAACACTCTTATTCCCCTTCTTCCTAAAG AGTGCCGATATGTGGCGGTGGACCTGGCAGGTCACGGTCTTTCCTCGCATCGTCCCCCTGGCGTCTTTTACACCTTTCCTTCATATGTGTCTGATATTCACAGAGTTGTTGACA CTCTCTGCTGGCGTAAGTTCTCCATCCTAGGCCACAGTATGG gagGTAATATTGCTGGAATG TTCAGTGCTCTTTTCCCTGAGATGGTGGAAGCTTGTGTATTGCTGGACTCTTATGGATTCTTACCCACTGATCCG AAAGACGTGCCTGAAATAATGCGGCGGGGGATGAATGGCATTCTTGAGTTTGAAAAGAAGCCCGAGAAGAGTGAGCGAGTTTACACTTATGAGAAAGCAGTTGAGAG GCTGTTGGCAGCAAACCCAAGTCTGTCCGAGGCGTCTGCGTGCAACCTTTTAGAACGCGGTCTTGTACAAGTTGAGGGAG GAGTTGTCTTCTCACGTGACCtccgtatcaatttg aaAAACATAGCTCGTATCACCTTGGAGCAGAGTTTGGAATTGCTCTCGAGGATACGAGCCTCCGTTCTGGTGGTTCT tGCGGATGAAGGctttgagaaaatattttcagaacCAGACCAAAAGAAATTTACATCAGAGCTTCTGCTGGGCTATAGACACAAAAAT CATTCAGTGGTGAAGGTACCTGGCGGCCATCATGTTCATCTGAATAACCCCGAGGTGGTTGCTCCATTAGTGTGTGAATTCCTCCAGAGCAAAGTCTTATCAACGACGGTCAATGCGGACAAAGTCACTCCTAAGCTGTAA